A stretch of Terriglobia bacterium DNA encodes these proteins:
- a CDS encoding alpha/beta hydrolase, with the protein MEPISHFFYSDRLKLQFWDYGQDGKPALVLVHGGLDHARNWDWVARSLREHYHVYALDLRGHGNSAWAPGAMYSVAEHVLDLSALLDIIDEFPIRLVGHSLGGIIVLHYAGIYPAKVSKAVSIEGIGFPPSHRVHGPASNRLRYWLEARRDIEKRKRKPYPTLDAAMSRMKEANPHLSDEVARHLTLHGTNWDSEGCLTWKFDNYARAIGPFGHNLADTSEIYGQITSPTLLFWGLESFAPVPENDPRVSAMQNCRLIKVPKAGHWVHHDQLDLFLKETTEFLAR; encoded by the coding sequence ATGGAACCAATCTCGCACTTCTTTTATTCTGACCGGCTCAAACTCCAGTTCTGGGATTACGGCCAGGACGGCAAGCCCGCGCTGGTGCTCGTCCACGGCGGCCTTGACCACGCGCGCAACTGGGACTGGGTGGCCCGCTCCCTGCGCGAGCATTATCACGTCTATGCGCTCGACCTGCGCGGACACGGCAACAGCGCCTGGGCCCCCGGCGCCATGTACAGCGTCGCTGAGCATGTGCTCGATCTCTCCGCGCTGCTCGATATCATTGACGAGTTTCCTATCCGCCTCGTCGGACATTCGCTTGGTGGCATCATCGTGCTGCACTATGCCGGCATCTATCCCGCCAAAGTGAGCAAAGCCGTTTCCATTGAAGGCATCGGCTTTCCGCCCAGTCATCGCGTGCACGGCCCTGCTTCCAACCGGCTGCGCTACTGGCTTGAGGCCCGGCGAGACATTGAAAAGCGCAAGCGCAAACCTTATCCCACTTTGGACGCCGCCATGTCCCGCATGAAAGAAGCCAACCCGCACCTGAGTGACGAAGTCGCGCGCCATCTTACTCTGCACGGCACCAACTGGGATTCTGAAGGCTGCCTCACCTGGAAGTTCGATAATTATGCTCGCGCCATCGGACCCTTCGGCCACAACCTTGCCGACACGTCAGAAATCTACGGCCAGATCACCTCGCCCACTCTGCTCTTCTGGGGCTTGGAAAGCTTTGCTCCGGTGCCGGAAAACGATCCGCGCGTAAGCGCCATGCAAAATTGTCGGCTGATCAAAGTCCCAAAGGCCGGGCACTGGGTGCATCATGACCAGTTGGATCTGTTTCTGAAAGAGACAACGGAATTTTTGGCGAGGTAA
- a CDS encoding pirin family protein: MSIRPVKKVIKSKPTMEGAGVHLRRAFGFGNTSDYDPFLLLDDFRNELPEDYLAGFPWHPHRGIETITYVLAGTVEHGDSMGNRGAIAAGDVQWMTAGSGIIHQEMPKGDPTGRMHGFQLWANLPSALKMTPPRYQEVKTGEIPEITDDDGTHVRLVCGNFWGKKGPVEGIAADPTYIDVSVAPGRRKTLPVEHTRHAFAYVFGGSGKFCNASGPLAVPTESVNWLDTAPPSHADNRSLILFDSGDEVTVQAGEDGIRFLLVSGKPLQEPVAWYGPIVMNTQEQLRDAFQELEKGTFLKTKNV; this comes from the coding sequence ATGTCCATCCGTCCCGTGAAAAAAGTCATTAAGTCCAAGCCCACCATGGAAGGTGCTGGCGTGCATCTGCGGCGCGCATTCGGGTTCGGCAATACGTCTGATTATGATCCCTTTCTTCTGCTCGACGATTTCCGCAATGAGCTGCCGGAAGACTATCTCGCCGGATTTCCGTGGCATCCGCATCGCGGCATTGAGACCATCACGTACGTTCTCGCCGGAACGGTCGAGCATGGTGACAGCATGGGCAACCGCGGCGCCATCGCCGCCGGTGACGTGCAGTGGATGACCGCCGGCAGCGGCATCATCCACCAGGAAATGCCCAAGGGCGATCCCACCGGACGCATGCATGGTTTCCAGCTCTGGGCCAATCTGCCGTCGGCGCTCAAGATGACTCCGCCGCGTTATCAGGAGGTAAAGACCGGAGAAATTCCCGAAATCACTGACGATGACGGCACGCATGTCCGCCTAGTCTGCGGAAATTTTTGGGGCAAGAAAGGCCCTGTGGAAGGCATCGCCGCCGATCCCACGTATATTGACGTCTCCGTCGCGCCCGGTCGCCGCAAGACATTGCCGGTGGAACACACACGCCATGCTTTTGCCTATGTCTTCGGTGGATCAGGCAAATTCTGCAACGCTTCCGGGCCGCTTGCCGTCCCGACGGAAAGCGTCAACTGGCTCGACACTGCTCCGCCCTCGCACGCCGATAATCGTTCGCTCATCTTGTTTGACAGCGGCGACGAAGTTACCGTTCAGGCCGGCGAAGACGGCATCCGCTTCCTGCTGGTCTCCGGCAAACCGCTGCAGGAGCCGGTCGCATGGTACGGCCCAATCGTGATGAACACGCAGGAACAGTTGCGAGATGCGTTCCAGGAACTGGAGAAGGGCACGTTTTTGAAGACAAAGAACGTCTAA
- a CDS encoding GNAT family N-acetyltransferase, with the protein MLPLDNPIWTALTTKQAQHAHTSALARRFSPEMTLLGALAANTAMAFDSLAQLIQRDAVTLYFTSPPQIPASWEIVRAVELHQMVQETETPPLSAQASVTPAVIELTPAAVPEMSVVYTATRPGRTLCPRIQKLGQFLGIREDSKLVAMGGLRLHLPGYREITTVATLPEYEGHGYATAIVRSLIERIRSRDDRPFLTVRSDNTRAIGIYHRLGFKERTLLYSQTMRRVQP; encoded by the coding sequence ATGCTCCCGCTCGATAATCCCATCTGGACAGCGCTCACGACCAAACAAGCGCAGCACGCGCATACCTCGGCTTTGGCGCGGAGGTTTTCGCCAGAAATGACGCTGCTGGGAGCGCTCGCTGCCAATACAGCCATGGCGTTCGATTCGCTTGCCCAGCTCATCCAGCGCGACGCGGTAACGCTCTACTTCACTTCGCCACCGCAAATACCCGCTAGCTGGGAGATCGTCCGCGCCGTTGAACTGCACCAGATGGTGCAGGAAACAGAAACGCCGCCGCTGTCCGCACAGGCCAGCGTTACTCCTGCGGTCATCGAACTCACGCCTGCGGCCGTGCCTGAAATGAGCGTTGTATATACAGCCACCCGTCCCGGACGCACGCTCTGCCCGCGCATCCAGAAGCTGGGACAATTTCTCGGCATCCGCGAAGACAGCAAGCTGGTAGCCATGGGCGGACTGCGGCTGCATCTCCCCGGATATCGCGAGATCACTACCGTGGCCACTCTTCCCGAATATGAAGGCCACGGCTATGCGACTGCCATCGTGAGATCATTGATCGAGCGCATTCGCTCACGCGACGACCGGCCATTTCTCACCGTCCGCAGTGACAACACGCGAGCCATCGGAATCTACCATCGCCTGGGATTTAAAGAGCGCACGCTGCTTTATTCACAGACAATGCGGCGCGTGCAGCCGTAG
- a CDS encoding ABC transporter permease, giving the protein MVHDLLGQAYSSIKHNRRRTALTMLGMAWGIATVVILLAYGAGFGRAITAIFSTFGMQMMGVFPGRTSLQAGGAKAGVQVRFTIDDVQHLQEQIPVVRHITPEASFQTNVQHENRTKQFNVGGFTPAIVPVRALKVEEGRFYNDADEMQRSRVAVLGSDAKDKLFSGEPALGESVRIAGISFEVIGVLEPKMQEEGNDNVNAIVYIPFSTMGDIRDTRYLDGIWLDYDGMEYDKVEGDIRSVLGASHGFNGKDPRAVFVWNTMKNLNNWQIITLALQVLLTIIGTLTLGIGGVGLMNIMLVSVTQRTREIGVEKALGARRRDILTQFLAEAMAITFAGGLLGVAVAYVISWIIGSIPVYSVMAKNADAGDIHLAISPVHLLVSTGILIVVGLISGMLPAIKASRLDPIEALRYE; this is encoded by the coding sequence ATGGTCCACGATTTACTGGGACAGGCGTACTCATCGATCAAGCACAATCGCCGGCGCACGGCGCTGACGATGCTGGGGATGGCGTGGGGCATTGCCACCGTAGTAATCCTGCTGGCCTATGGCGCAGGATTTGGGCGGGCCATCACGGCGATTTTCTCCACCTTCGGCATGCAGATGATGGGAGTTTTCCCCGGACGAACTTCTTTGCAGGCGGGCGGAGCCAAGGCGGGCGTGCAGGTGCGCTTCACCATTGACGACGTGCAGCATTTGCAGGAGCAGATTCCGGTGGTGCGGCATATCACGCCGGAAGCGTCATTTCAAACCAACGTCCAGCATGAAAACCGGACAAAGCAGTTCAACGTAGGCGGATTTACGCCGGCCATTGTGCCGGTGCGCGCACTCAAGGTGGAGGAAGGCCGATTCTACAATGACGCCGACGAGATGCAGCGTTCCCGCGTGGCCGTACTGGGGTCGGACGCCAAGGACAAACTTTTTTCCGGCGAGCCGGCGCTGGGTGAAAGCGTCCGCATTGCCGGCATAAGCTTTGAAGTCATCGGCGTGCTTGAGCCCAAGATGCAGGAAGAAGGGAACGACAACGTAAACGCGATCGTGTACATTCCTTTTTCCACCATGGGCGATATCCGTGATACGCGGTACCTGGACGGAATATGGCTGGATTACGACGGCATGGAATATGACAAGGTGGAGGGCGATATTCGCAGCGTGCTGGGCGCGTCGCACGGTTTCAACGGCAAGGACCCGCGCGCGGTCTTTGTCTGGAACACGATGAAGAACCTGAACAACTGGCAGATCATCACCCTGGCGCTGCAGGTGCTGCTGACGATTATCGGCACGCTCACTCTGGGCATTGGTGGCGTGGGATTGATGAATATCATGCTGGTTTCCGTGACGCAACGCACGCGCGAGATTGGCGTGGAAAAAGCGCTGGGCGCGCGGCGGCGAGACATCCTGACGCAGTTTCTGGCTGAAGCCATGGCGATTACTTTTGCCGGCGGGTTGTTGGGCGTGGCCGTGGCTTACGTGATTTCATGGATTATCGGATCGATACCCGTTTACAGCGTGATGGCAAAAAACGCCGATGCGGGAGACATTCATCTGGCTATTTCACCGGTACATCTGCTGGTCTCTACGGGGATTTTGATTGTGGTAGGACTGATCAGCGGCATGTTACCCGCGATTAAAGCATCTCGGCTGGACCCGATTGAAGCGCTACGCTACGAATAA